In Macadamia integrifolia cultivar HAES 741 chromosome 1, SCU_Mint_v3, whole genome shotgun sequence, a single window of DNA contains:
- the LOC122074737 gene encoding uncharacterized protein LOC122074737 produces the protein MCPLRLILIFLSATLAGFFVLRNLKSKPDATFSDESDSPLEESSSPAVPRLTKVCSAMGSGFWTFVDMASGRYLWRNLVSLKRSD, from the exons ATGTGTCCGTTAAGATTGATTCTGATCTTCCTCTCCGCCACACTCGCTGGATTCTTCGTCTTGCGAAACCTAAAATCGAAGCCCGATGCGACATTTTCCGACGAATCGGACTCTCCTTTAGAAGAATCATCATCACCTGCAGTACCTCGATTGACCAAG GTTTGCTCTGCTATGGGTTCGGGATTCTGGACTTTCGTTGATATGGCAAGTGGACGGTACCTTTGGAGGAATTTGGTATCGTTGAAGCGTTCTGATTGA
- the LOC122079443 gene encoding fasciclin-like arabinogalactan protein 16, with protein MAQDSMSMGRGSDGGKSAKHKMLFHDHVHLTCTDSDKKIDSAAVIHPDAVTRHYGVIHGIERLLISRSVQDDFNRRRNLQQTSMVKQEGALAVNPRTHRLKKPAPPTLTGSPPVLPIYDAMAPGLSLAPAPAPSPGGPHLKFDGESQVKDFIHTLLHYGRYNELVDILVNLTSLASEMGKLVSEGYILTVLAPNNDAMTKHTMDQLSEPGAPEQIVYYHLIPEYHTEESIYNAVRRFGKIKYDTLRVPHKVVAEEADGSMKFGQGDGSAYLFNPDIYTDGRISVQGIDGVLFPIEEKTKSVQHSSTTTTTTTKATVKPRRGAS; from the exons ATGGCACAGGACAGCATGTCAATGGGAAG AGGAAGCGACGGCGGCAAGTCAGCTAAGCACAAGATGCTTTTTCACGATCATGTTCATCTTACCTGTACGGATTCCGACAAGAAGATCGATTCTGCGGCGGTCATCCATCCAGACGCGGTGACCCGTCACTACGGTGTCATTCATGGGATCGAACGGCTATTAATCTCCCGATCAGTTCAAGACGATTTCAACCGTCGGAGAAATCTCCAACAGACTTCTATGGTGAAGCAAGAAGGAGCACTGGCTGTCAACCCCAGAACCCACCGGCTCAAGAAGCCAGCACCACCGACGCTGACAGGTTCACCGCCTGTGCTGCCGATCTATGATGCAATGGCTCCAGGGTTGTCACTAGCTCCGGCACCAGCACCAAGCCCCGGCGGTCCTCACCTCAAGTTCGACGGAGAATCCCAAGTTAAGGACTTCATCCACACTCTCCTGCATTATGGCAGATACAACGAGCTCGTCGACATTCTGGTCAACCTCACGTCCTTAGCATCAGAAATGGGGAAATTAGTGTCTGAAGGTTACATCTTAACAGTATTGGCTCCGAACAATGATGCCATGACGAAGCACACGATGGACCAGCTGAGCGAACCTGGTGCTCCAGAacagattgtctactaccatcTCATTCCAGAGTATCATACGGAAGAGAGTATATACAATGCGGTGAGGAGGTTTGGTAAGATCAAGTACGATACTTTACGAGTACCCCACAAGGTTGTGGCGGAGGAAGCAGATGGGTCTATGAAATTTGGACAGGGAGATGGATCGGCTTATCTGTTCAATCCCGACATCTACACCGACGGTCGAATTTCTGTACAGGGCATCGATGGTGTGTTGTTCCCTATTGAGGAGAAGACAAAATCGGTACAGCACAGTTCtaccaccacaaccaccaccaccaaggcTACTGTGAAGCCCAGGAGAGGTGCGTCTTAG